The following coding sequences lie in one Pseudomonas sp. B33.4 genomic window:
- the mraY gene encoding phospho-N-acetylmuramoyl-pentapeptide-transferase — protein sequence MLLLLAEYLQQFYKGFAVFQYLTLRGILGVLTALVLSLCYGPWMIRTLQNRQIGQSVRNDGPQSHLSKSGTPTMGGALILSSIGVSTLLWADLSNRYVWTVLLVTLLFGAIGWVDDYRKVIEKNSRGLPSRWKYFWQSVFGLGAAIFLYMTASTPVETTLILPMLKDYSIPLGLGFIVLTYFVIVGSSNAVNLTDGLDGLAIMPTVMVGGGLGIFCYLSGNVKFAEYLLIPYVPGAGELIVFCGALIGAGLGFLWFNTYPAQVFMGDVGALALGAALGTIAVIVRQEIVLFIMGGVFVMETLSVVIQVASFKLTGRRVFRMAPIHHHFELKGWPEPRVIVRFWIITVILVLIGLATLKLR from the coding sequence ATGCTGCTGCTGCTAGCGGAGTATCTGCAACAGTTCTACAAAGGCTTCGCGGTCTTTCAGTACCTGACCCTGCGCGGGATTCTCGGTGTACTGACCGCGCTGGTTTTGTCGCTGTGCTATGGCCCGTGGATGATCCGCACCCTGCAGAACCGTCAGATCGGCCAATCCGTGCGTAACGATGGTCCGCAATCGCACCTGTCCAAGTCGGGTACACCGACCATGGGCGGCGCACTGATTCTGTCCTCGATCGGCGTCAGCACCTTACTTTGGGCTGACCTGAGCAACCGCTACGTCTGGACTGTTCTGCTGGTGACCCTGTTGTTCGGCGCCATCGGCTGGGTCGACGATTACCGCAAAGTCATCGAGAAGAACTCGCGTGGCTTGCCAAGCCGCTGGAAGTATTTCTGGCAGTCGGTGTTTGGCCTCGGCGCGGCGATCTTCCTTTATATGACCGCTTCCACCCCGGTGGAAACCACGCTGATTCTGCCGATGCTCAAGGACTACAGCATTCCGCTGGGCCTCGGTTTCATCGTGCTGACCTACTTTGTGATCGTCGGTTCGAGCAACGCAGTCAACCTGACTGACGGCCTCGACGGTCTGGCGATCATGCCAACCGTGATGGTCGGCGGTGGCCTCGGTATTTTCTGCTACCTGTCGGGTAACGTGAAATTCGCTGAGTACCTGCTGATTCCTTACGTGCCGGGCGCGGGCGAACTGATCGTGTTCTGCGGCGCGCTGATCGGTGCCGGTCTCGGCTTCCTGTGGTTCAACACCTATCCGGCGCAAGTGTTCATGGGCGACGTCGGTGCACTGGCACTCGGCGCGGCACTGGGCACCATCGCGGTGATCGTCCGTCAGGAAATCGTCCTGTTCATCATGGGCGGCGTGTTTGTGATGGAAACCCTGTCAGTCGTCATTCAGGTTGCGTCCTTTAAGCTGACCGGTCGCCGTGTGTTCCGCATGGCACCGATCCACCACCATTTTGAACTCAAGGGCTGGCCCGAGCCGCGCGTGATCGTCCGTTTCTGGATCATCACCGTGATTCTCGTGCTGATCGGCCTTGCCACCCTGAAGCTGAGGTAG
- a CDS encoding UDP-N-acetylmuramoyl-tripeptide--D-alanyl-D-alanine ligase, with product MLKALKLSELTNALDARLIAGDASFDGVSIDSRAIQPGQLFIALTGPRFDGHDYLNDVAAKGAVAALVEREVADSTLPQLLVKDTRQALGQLGALNRAAFTQPVAAITGSSGKTTVKEMLASILRTRGPVLATRGNLNNDLGAPLTLLELAPEHTSAVIELGASRLGEIAYTVGLTKPHVAILNNAGTAHVGEFGGPEKIVEAKGEIIDGLAADGIAVLNLDDKAFGIWKTRAGARKVLTFALSNTQADFHASDLTTDARGCPAFNLHTPEGVERVQLNLLGTHNVANSMAAAAAAHALGVSLFGIATGLGAVQPVKGRTVAQLAKNGMRVIDDTYNANPTSMCAAVDILAGFSGRTVLVLGDIGELGDWAEQGHRDVGEYARGKVSALYAVGPNMVHAVNAFGEQAHHFGTQAELIQALDAEQDTNTTILIKGSRSAAMENIVAALCGSSLEKH from the coding sequence ATGCTTAAGGCCCTGAAACTCAGCGAACTGACCAACGCGCTCGACGCACGTTTGATCGCCGGCGATGCCAGCTTCGACGGCGTCAGCATCGACAGCCGTGCGATCCAGCCAGGCCAACTGTTTATTGCGTTGACCGGCCCGCGCTTCGACGGTCATGACTATTTGAATGACGTCGCCGCCAAAGGCGCGGTGGCTGCGCTGGTCGAACGCGAAGTCGCCGACAGCACGCTGCCGCAACTGCTGGTCAAAGACACCCGTCAGGCCCTCGGCCAATTGGGCGCGCTGAACCGTGCTGCTTTCACTCAACCAGTTGCAGCGATCACCGGTTCCAGCGGCAAGACCACGGTCAAGGAGATGCTCGCGAGCATCCTGCGCACGCGCGGTCCGGTGCTGGCGACTCGTGGCAACTTGAATAATGACCTCGGCGCGCCGCTGACCCTGCTCGAACTGGCCCCGGAGCACACTTCGGCGGTGATCGAACTGGGCGCTTCGCGTCTCGGCGAAATCGCTTACACCGTGGGTTTGACCAAGCCGCACGTGGCGATCCTGAACAATGCCGGCACTGCTCACGTCGGTGAGTTTGGCGGGCCGGAAAAAATCGTTGAAGCCAAAGGTGAAATCATCGATGGGCTGGCAGCCGACGGCATCGCTGTGCTCAACCTCGATGACAAAGCCTTCGGCATCTGGAAGACCCGAGCCGGCGCGCGCAAAGTACTGACTTTCGCCCTGAGCAACACTCAGGCGGATTTCCATGCGAGCGATTTGACCACTGATGCCCGTGGTTGCCCGGCCTTCAATCTGCACACACCTGAAGGTGTCGAGCGCGTTCAACTGAATCTGCTCGGCACCCACAACGTCGCCAATTCCATGGCTGCCGCCGCTGCCGCGCACGCCTTGGGCGTGTCGCTGTTCGGCATCGCCACCGGGCTTGGCGCCGTGCAACCGGTCAAGGGTCGCACTGTCGCGCAACTGGCGAAAAACGGCATGCGCGTGATCGATGACACTTACAACGCAAACCCCACCTCGATGTGCGCGGCCGTTGATATACTCGCCGGCTTTTCCGGCCGCACCGTCCTGGTGCTCGGAGATATCGGCGAGTTGGGCGATTGGGCGGAGCAGGGGCACCGCGACGTGGGCGAGTACGCCCGGGGCAAGGTTTCCGCGCTTTATGCCGTCGGGCCAAACATGGTTCACGCCGTAAACGCTTTCGGTGAACAGGCGCATCACTTCGGCACGCAAGCCGAACTGATTCAGGCCCTCGACGCCGAGCAGGACACAAACACCACCATTTTGATCAAGGGTTCGCGCAGTGCAGCGATGGAAAACATCGTTGCGGCTCTGTGCGGGTCCAGTCTGGAGAAACATTAA
- a CDS encoding peptidoglycan D,D-transpeptidase FtsI family protein — protein sequence MKLEGALFPWRFRLMVALLGVMVAAICWRIIDLQVVDRDFLKGQGDARSLRHIPIPAHRGLITDRNGEPLAVSTPVTTLWANAKEMQTAKEKWPALAAALGQDPKALTERLEAQANKEFIYLVRGLTPEQGQAVLDLKVPGVYGIEEFRRFYPAGEVTAHMVGFTDIDDHGREGVELAYDEWLAGVPGKRQVIKDRRGRLIKDVQVTKNAKAGKPLALSIDLRLQYLANRELRNAIIENGAKAGSLVIMDVKTGEILAMVNQPTYNPNNRRNLQPAMMRNRAMIDVFEPGSTMKAISMSAAIETGRWKPSDTVEVYPGSLQIGKYTIKDVSRTEGPVLDLTGILINSSNVGMSKVAFDIGGETIFRLAQKVGLGQDTGLGFPGERVGNLPNYREWRKAETATLSYGYGISVTAIQLVHAFSALANNGRLAPLTLIKTDKMPQTTQVLPEAVAKTMQGMLTQVIEAPRGVFRAQVPAYHVAGKSGTARKTSVGTKGYAENSYRSLFAGFGPMSDPRYAIVVVIDEPSKAGYFGGLVSAPVFSRVMSGTLRLMNVTPDNLPTTQQANATPVVPLKANGGRG from the coding sequence TGACCGTGACTTCCTCAAAGGTCAGGGCGACGCGCGCAGTCTGCGTCATATTCCGATTCCGGCTCACCGTGGTCTGATCACCGACCGTAACGGCGAGCCTTTGGCCGTAAGTACCCCAGTGACCACGCTGTGGGCCAACGCCAAGGAAATGCAAACGGCCAAAGAGAAATGGCCGGCACTCGCCGCCGCGCTGGGTCAGGACCCTAAAGCCCTGACCGAACGCCTGGAAGCCCAGGCCAACAAAGAATTCATTTACCTGGTGCGCGGATTGACCCCCGAGCAGGGCCAGGCTGTGCTCGACCTGAAAGTGCCGGGCGTTTATGGCATCGAAGAATTCCGCCGGTTCTATCCGGCCGGTGAAGTCACCGCGCACATGGTCGGGTTTACCGACATCGATGACCACGGTCGCGAAGGTGTCGAACTTGCTTATGACGAATGGCTCGCCGGGGTACCCGGCAAGCGGCAGGTCATCAAGGATCGGCGCGGACGGCTGATCAAGGATGTCCAGGTCACCAAAAACGCCAAGGCCGGCAAGCCCTTGGCGTTGTCCATTGACCTGCGTCTGCAATATCTGGCCAACCGCGAACTGCGTAACGCGATCATCGAGAACGGCGCCAAGGCCGGCAGCCTGGTGATCATGGACGTCAAGACCGGCGAGATTCTGGCCATGGTCAACCAGCCGACCTACAACCCGAACAACCGTCGCAATCTGCAACCGGCGATGATGCGTAACCGCGCGATGATCGACGTGTTCGAACCGGGTTCGACCATGAAAGCCATCTCGATGAGCGCGGCGATCGAAACCGGCCGCTGGAAGCCGAGCGACACCGTCGAGGTGTATCCGGGTTCCCTGCAGATCGGCAAGTACACGATCAAAGACGTTTCCAGAACTGAAGGCCCGGTGCTCGATCTGACCGGCATTCTGATCAATTCCAGTAACGTCGGCATGAGCAAGGTCGCCTTCGATATTGGCGGCGAAACGATTTTCCGCCTCGCACAGAAAGTCGGTCTCGGCCAGGACACTGGTCTCGGCTTCCCGGGCGAGCGTGTCGGCAACCTGCCGAACTATCGCGAGTGGCGCAAGGCTGAAACCGCGACGCTGTCCTACGGCTACGGTATTTCCGTAACCGCGATTCAGCTGGTTCACGCGTTCTCGGCGCTGGCCAACAACGGTCGCCTCGCACCGCTGACCCTGATCAAAACCGACAAGATGCCGCAGACCACCCAAGTGCTGCCGGAAGCCGTGGCGAAAACCATGCAAGGCATGCTGACCCAAGTGATCGAAGCACCGCGCGGCGTATTCCGTGCGCAGGTGCCGGCGTATCACGTGGCGGGCAAATCGGGTACTGCGCGCAAGACTTCGGTGGGCACCAAGGGCTATGCGGAAAACTCTTACCGCTCGCTGTTCGCCGGTTTCGGCCCGATGAGCGATCCGCGTTACGCGATTGTGGTGGTGATCGATGAACCATCCAAGGCCGGTTACTTCGGTGGTCTGGTTTCCGCGCCGGTGTTCAGCCGCGTGATGTCCGGCACCCTGCGCCTGATGAACGTCACGCCGGACAACTTGCCGACGACGCAACAAGCCAACGCTACCCCGGTCGTTCCGCTGAAAGCCAATGGAGGGCGCGGCTGA
- a CDS encoding UDP-N-acetylmuramoyl-L-alanyl-D-glutamate--2,6-diaminopimelate ligase, with product MSLSLNKIFPHAGHDLLIRELALDSRNVRAGDLFLAVPGGKFDGRAHIADALQRGAAAVAYEVEGATVLPITDVPLIPVKGLAAQLSDIAGRFYGEPSHHLNLIGVTGTNGKTSVTQLVAQAMDLLGQHCGIVGTLGSGFYGALESGLHTTPNPIAVQATLGDLKKAGAKAVAMEVSSHGLDQGRVTALAFDVAVMTNLSRDHLDYHGSMEAYAEAKAKLFAWNDLKCRVVNLDDDFGRQLAAEKRESRLITYSLLDSSAYLFCREAQFDDHGVRATLVTPQGEHHLRSTLLGRFNLSNVLAAVGALLGLDYALDEILKVLPKLEGPAGRMQRLGGGTQPLVVVDYAHTPDALEKVLTALRPHVKGRLLCLFGCGGDRDRGKRPLMAEVVERLADQVLVTDDNPRTEDPAVIFDDIRAGFTAVDKVTFVAGRGQAIAQLIAGATADDVIVLAGKGHEDYQEINGVRHAFSDLVEADHALTAWEVAHA from the coding sequence ATGTCATTAAGTCTGAACAAGATATTCCCCCACGCCGGCCACGATCTATTGATCCGTGAATTGGCGCTGGACAGCCGCAACGTACGCGCGGGCGATCTGTTCCTCGCCGTGCCCGGCGGCAAATTCGATGGCCGTGCGCACATTGCCGATGCACTGCAACGTGGCGCGGCAGCGGTGGCGTATGAAGTGGAAGGCGCCACCGTGCTGCCAATCACCGACGTACCGCTGATTCCGGTCAAAGGTCTGGCAGCGCAGCTGTCGGATATCGCCGGGCGTTTTTACGGTGAGCCAAGTCATCACCTGAATCTGATCGGCGTCACCGGCACCAACGGCAAGACCAGCGTGACCCAATTGGTTGCGCAGGCAATGGATCTGCTCGGCCAGCACTGCGGTATCGTCGGCACCTTGGGTTCCGGCTTCTATGGCGCGCTGGAAAGCGGCCTGCACACCACGCCGAATCCGATTGCCGTGCAAGCAACGTTGGGCGACCTGAAAAAGGCCGGCGCCAAAGCCGTGGCCATGGAAGTCTCGTCCCACGGTCTGGATCAGGGCCGCGTCACGGCGCTGGCCTTCGACGTCGCGGTGATGACCAACTTGTCCCGCGATCATCTGGATTACCACGGCAGCATGGAGGCGTACGCCGAAGCCAAGGCCAAGCTGTTCGCCTGGAATGATCTGAAGTGCCGCGTGGTCAACCTCGACGACGATTTCGGCCGGCAACTGGCCGCTGAAAAACGTGAGTCGCGCTTGATCACCTACAGCCTGCTCGACAGCAGTGCCTACCTGTTCTGCCGCGAAGCGCAGTTCGATGACCACGGCGTGCGCGCCACACTGGTCACGCCGCAGGGCGAGCATCATCTGCGCAGCACGCTGCTCGGTCGTTTCAATCTCAGCAACGTGCTGGCAGCGGTCGGTGCACTGTTGGGGCTGGATTACGCGCTCGACGAAATTCTCAAAGTACTGCCGAAACTTGAAGGCCCGGCCGGTCGCATGCAGCGTCTCGGTGGCGGCACGCAGCCATTGGTGGTGGTCGATTACGCGCACACCCCGGACGCGTTGGAAAAAGTTCTGACCGCGTTGCGCCCGCACGTCAAAGGGCGGTTGCTGTGCCTGTTCGGCTGCGGCGGTGACCGTGATCGCGGCAAGCGTCCGTTGATGGCCGAAGTGGTCGAGCGCTTGGCCGATCAGGTGCTGGTCACCGACGACAACCCGCGCACTGAAGATCCTGCAGTGATTTTCGATGACATCCGCGCCGGTTTCACGGCTGTGGATAAAGTCACCTTCGTCGCCGGCCGTGGCCAGGCGATTGCACAACTGATTGCCGGCGCCACCGCCGATGACGTGATTGTTCTGGCCGGTAAAGGTCATGAGGACTATCAGGAAATCAACGGCGTGCGCCATGCCTTCTCGGATCTGGTCGAAGCCGATCACGCCCTGACCGCATGGGAGGTGGCGCATGCTTAA
- the murD gene encoding UDP-N-acetylmuramoyl-L-alanine--D-glutamate ligase, producing the protein MSLIASDHFRIVVGLGKSGMSLVRFLANRGTSFAVADTRENPPELATLKRDYPHVEVRCGELDVEFLCRADELYVSPGLALATPALQAAAARGVKLSGDIELFARNARAPIVAISGSNAKSTVTTLVGEMAAAAGKRVAVGGNLGTPALDLLSDDVELYVMELSSFQLETTDQLNAEVATVLNISEDHMDRYSGLPAYHLAKHRIFRGAKQFVVNRQDALTRPLMGEGQPCWTFGLSKPDFKAFGIREEDGEKYLAFEFQNLMPVRELKIRGAHNQSNALAALALGHAVGLPFDAMLSALRTFAGLEHRCQWVRDLDGVAYYNDSKATNVGAALAAIEGLGADIDGKVILIAGGDGKGAEFNDLRDPVAANCRAVILMGRDSDKIGEAIGDAVPLIRATSLVDAVAQCRAAAQPGDVVLLSPACASFDMFKNYEDRGHQFVRAVEELA; encoded by the coding sequence GTGTCTCTGATCGCTTCTGACCACTTCCGCATCGTTGTCGGCCTCGGCAAGAGCGGCATGTCCCTGGTTCGCTTCCTGGCGAACCGGGGCACGTCGTTTGCCGTGGCGGACACGCGGGAAAATCCACCGGAACTGGCCACGCTCAAGCGTGACTATCCGCACGTGGAAGTGCGTTGTGGCGAGCTGGACGTCGAATTCCTGTGCCGTGCCGACGAGCTCTACGTGAGCCCCGGCCTGGCGCTGGCGACCCCGGCCCTGCAAGCCGCTGCGGCCCGTGGCGTGAAACTGTCCGGCGACATCGAGCTGTTCGCGCGTAACGCGCGGGCGCCGATCGTGGCCATCAGCGGTTCCAACGCGAAAAGCACCGTCACCACCCTGGTCGGCGAGATGGCGGCTGCGGCGGGCAAACGCGTCGCCGTCGGCGGCAACCTCGGCACCCCGGCGCTGGATCTGCTCAGCGATGACGTCGAGTTGTACGTGATGGAGCTGTCGAGCTTCCAGCTGGAAACCACCGATCAGCTCAATGCTGAAGTGGCCACCGTGCTGAACATCAGCGAAGACCACATGGATCGCTACAGCGGTCTGCCGGCATACCACCTGGCCAAGCACCGGATCTTCCGTGGTGCCAAGCAGTTCGTGGTTAACCGTCAGGACGCCTTGACCCGTCCGTTGATGGGCGAGGGTCAGCCATGCTGGACCTTCGGTCTGAGCAAACCGGACTTCAAGGCGTTCGGTATTCGTGAAGAAGATGGCGAGAAATACCTGGCCTTCGAATTCCAGAACCTGATGCCGGTGCGTGAACTGAAGATTCGCGGCGCCCATAACCAGTCCAACGCCCTCGCGGCATTGGCGCTGGGGCATGCCGTGGGCCTGCCGTTCGATGCCATGCTTTCGGCCCTGCGCACGTTCGCCGGCCTCGAACATCGCTGCCAGTGGGTGCGTGATCTCGACGGCGTGGCGTACTACAACGATTCCAAAGCCACCAACGTCGGCGCCGCACTGGCCGCCATCGAAGGCTTGGGCGCGGACATCGACGGCAAGGTCATCCTGATCGCCGGTGGCGATGGCAAGGGTGCCGAGTTCAACGACCTGCGTGATCCGGTGGCGGCCAACTGCCGCGCCGTGATCCTGATGGGCCGCGACTCCGACAAGATTGGCGAAGCGATTGGCGATGCCGTGCCATTGATTCGTGCGACCTCGCTGGTCGACGCCGTTGCGCAATGCCGCGCCGCCGCCCAACCGGGTGACGTGGTGCTGCTGTCGCCGGCCTGCGCCAGTTTCGACATGTTCAAGAATTACGAAGACCGTGGTCACCAGTTCGTCCGCGCTGTGGAGGAACTGGCATGA